Proteins encoded within one genomic window of Lynx canadensis isolate LIC74 chromosome B4, mLynCan4.pri.v2, whole genome shotgun sequence:
- the UPK3A gene encoding uroplakin-3a, with translation MLPLWAPLALGCLRLGSGVNLQPQLASVTFATNNPTLTTVALEKPLCVFDSSAALDGTFEVYLYVLVESASSRNASVQDAKTPLSSTFQQTEGGRTGPYKAAAFDLIPCGDLPSLDAIGDVARASEILDAYLVKVGANGTCLSDPNFHGLCNPPLSAATEYRFKYLLVNMSAGLVQDQTLWSDPIRTNRPTPYSAIDTWPGRRSGGMIVITSILGSLPFFLLVAFAGAIVLSLLDTGGSDRETTHDSQITQEAVPKSLGTSEPAYTSGNRGPPLDRADAYSS, from the exons ATGCTTCCGCTCTGGGCCCCGCTGGCCCTCGGCTGCCTGCGCCTCGGCTCgg GTGTGAACCTCCAGCCCCAGCTGGCCAGTGTGACCTTTGCCACCAACAACCCGACCCTCACCACGGTGGCCTTGGAAAAGCCTCTCTGCGTGTTTGACAGCTCAGCGGCCCTCGATGGCACTTTTGAGGTGTACCTCTATGTCCTGGTCGAGTCAG CCAGCTCCAGGAACGCCTCCGTGCAGGACGCCAAGACCCCGCTGAGCTCCACCTTCCAGCAAACAGAGGGGGGAAGGACAGGCCCCTATAAGGCAGCGGCCTTTGACCTGATCCCCTGTGGTGACCTGCCCAGCTTGGATGCCATCGGGGATGTGGCCCGGGCCTCGGAAATCCTGGACGCCTACCTCGTCAAGGTGGGCGCCAACGGCACCTGCCTTTCAGACCCCAACTTCCACGGCCTCTGCAACCCGCCCCTGTCGGCGGCCACGGAGTACAG GTTCAAGTACCTCCTCGTCAACATGTCTGCGGGCTTAGTACAGGACCAGACCCTATGGTCCGACCCCATCCGCACCAACCGTC CCACCCCCTACTCCGCGATCGACACGTGGCCGGGCCGGCGGAGCGGGGGCATGATCGTCATCACGTCCATCCTGGGCTCCCTGCCCTTCTTCCTGCTCGTCGCCTTTGCTGGTGCCATCGTCCTCAGCCTCCT GGACACGGGCGGCTCTGACAGGGAAACGACACACGACTCCCAGATCACGCAGGAGGCCGTCCCCAAGTCCCTGGGGACCTCGGAGCCCGCGTACACGTCTGGGAACCGGGGGCCGCCGCTGGACAGGGCTGACGCGTATTCCAGCTAG